In the genome of Natronorubrum daqingense, the window AGTTACGTCGACCTCCTCTCAGACGAGAACAACGGATCACTGGATGGTCGGGTAGAGTTGGGCGTTTTTGGAGAAAATTTGACCCAGCGACTGAACCCACTCACCGTCGATCGGAACCGAATCGACGGGGTGTTGGATTTGCTGTACGATCCGTTAGTTCGCCAGTTCGAAGACGACTACGTGCTGTGGCTGGCTGAGGACGTCGAATGGGACGACGATAACGGACTTCGTGCCGACGTCACGCTCCGTGAGGGTCTCGAGTGGCACGACGGTGAACCGATCGACGCGGACGACGTGGCGTTCACGCTCGAACTCATCGAGGATACGTCGCTCGGCGACGCTGAGAGTCCGATTCCTGCTCCAGTCTATCGAGATCAACAACTGCTCGTCGAATCGACTGACGTGTACGCGACAGACTCAATTTCGATATCGTTCGGATCGGTGTCGCGGGACGTCGCCAGACGCGTGTTCACGATACCACTCCTTCCAGAGCACATCTGGGCCGACCGATCGGAAATCATCGCTAATCGCCAGACTGAGGTGCTCGCAAGCGACAACGAGGAACCGATCGGCTCAGGATTGTTCGCGTTCGAAGCGGCGACGGAGGACAACGAAGTCCTTCTCGAACCGTTCGAAGCGCACGTCTTCTCCGAGAGTGGGGACCGACCATCGGTGCTCGAGAACTTCTCACATTTCGGTGGGCTGCGATACAGTATCGTGGCGAACTCGGGAACGATGGTCGACACATTGTTTGACATGGACATCGATATTACGGCGAGCGAACTGCCGCCGGAGTACGTTAGTGACGTTCAGGGAACGAGCGGCGTGACGACGACCAAGGATCCTTCTGACTCGTTTTATATGATTGGATACAACAACCAACACGACGAACTCGCGAATCCGAACTTCCGGCGTATCTGTTCGCGCTTGATCGATCGCGAGACGACCGTCGAAGACGTCTTCAATGACTTTGGGGATCCAGCGACGACACCAGCCGAACTCGTCGGCATGCACAACGCCGACTTCGACGACGATGACGAACTCGACTCGCTCACCCCAGAGGTGTTGAACTTTCCGGGGTCTGCAGGATCGATCGATACCGCTCAGACTCGGTCGCTGTTCGAAGATATCGGGTACAGCTACGACGACGGTGTATTGCTCAAGTAGTTCCGGTCGGTCGCGTGTGGGTGACTGCGTCGTTCTCACTTGCGTTCTCCCGCTCACTGTTGCGTTCTCTTGTTGACTGTCGACAACTCCGCTGGTTGGGGCTACGTCGGTCACTATCCGTCTGTCGACGACGAGCAACTGTTCTACAGTGGAACGTATCGGCCACCCACACCGATACCCATGAAAGAGTTAATGATGCGCAGTCTCTATCTCTACGTAGACCCGAATGGCGCTCCTCTCAGTACTGTTCGAACTCTCGCTCGTCGTGGCGGCGATGCTCGTCACCGGGATACTCGTTATTATCGGTCCCCGAAACCTGATCGATGCGATACGAGACTTCCGATGGCGTCTCGAGGCCTGCCTCTTGCCGGTTATCGCGTTGGCCGCCGTCTTGCTCTTGCGCTGGTCGACACAGGATATCGTGCAGTTACTCGAGCGTCGCGTCCTCCAGAACAATATCACGCCCTACCTCTTCGAGTTCGATCAGACGGTGTTCGGAACGGACCCCGTCGTTATGGTCCAGTCGGTCCAGACGGATCTGGTGACGGCGTTTTTCGTCTTCATCTACATCTACGGCTACGCGTTCTTGTTGTTGTTCCCGTTTCTCGCGTATTTTGCACTCGAGGAGATGGACGACCTCTCGACGCTCATCCTCGCGTTTACCGCGAACTACGCGATCGGGTTGCTCTTCTATACGCTCTTCGTGGCGTATGGACCACGCAACATCGATCCAACCACGTTCGAGCCGTTGTTATACGACGTCTTCCCGCAGTCGGGGGCGCTCACGACCGAAGTGAATCAGAGCACGAACGTTTTCCCGTCGTTGCACACCTCGCTTTCGATGACCGTCTTCTTCCTCGCGTGGGTAACGCGCCGGAAGTATCCGCTGTGGGTTCCGGTCTCCGGTTTCCTCGCGGTCAGCGTCGCGCTTTCGACGATGTACCTGGGAATACACTGGTTCGCTGACGTCGTCGCCGGCACCATCCTCGCACTCGTGAGCGTTTACATCGGCGTCAACTACACTGTCGAGGGCATCGTCGACTCGGTTCGTCGATTCTTCGAGACCCGGTTGGACTCGGTTAGCGGGACTAACGAATAATTCGCGGAATCCGCGCGATCGTCATCAGCAGTGACTCACTCGGCCCAGTGGGCCTCACCGGGTTCCGTCTCGAATATCGCACGCTCGAGGAGGTCGACCGCCTTCTCGAGGCCCTCTCGCGAACTCGTCAGCGAGTCTTCGTGCTCGATGCTGAGCGTGCCGTCGTAGTCGACCATGCGAAGCGTCGAGACGATATCCTTCCAGTGAGATTCGCCGTGTCCGTAGCCGACCGATCGAAAGAGCCACGACCGATTGCGTTCGTCGTCGTAGGCCGTGGTATCGAGCACACCCTTTTCTCGGGCCTGGGCTTGGTAGATTTTCGTGTCCTTCGCGTGGACGTGGTGAATCGCATCCCGTTCGGCGAGGTATCGAATAGCGTCCGTAATCGTGATTCCCTGCCAGTAGAGGTGCGACGGGTCGAAGTTCGCGCCGATTCGCTCGTTCGTCTCGTCGCGGAGTTTCGCCATCCCGTGGGGTTCATAAACCAGCATGTTCGGGTGCATCTCGATCGCGACGTCGACGCCGTGGTCATCCGCGTGTGCAGCGAGGTCTTGCCAGTACGCAGTCGCCTGTTCCCACTGATACTCGAGTGCGCGCTCGTGCTCTGGCGGCCAGGGAGCCGTAATCCAGTTTGGCACCTCGTCGTCGGGACTGCCAGCGGGGAGGCCGGAAAAACAGGTGACGACGTCGACCTCGAGTTGATCGGCGAGGGCGATCGCTTCGCGGAGTTCGGTATCGGCGGCGTCGGCGCGTTCGTCGTCGGGGTGTAACGGATTGTTGTGGGTGGCGAGTGCGCTGATCTCCATTCCGTACTCCTCGAGTTTGGTTCGAACGACCTGTTGTGCGTCCTCGTTATCGAGGTGTTCCGTCCGAGAGAGGTGATCTTCCCCGGGATGGCCGCCGACTCCCGGTTCGATCGCGTCGACGCCGATATCTGAGAGGTACCCGAGTGCCCCCTCGAGCGATTCGTCGGCCAGCGGCGGGGTGTGGACGCCGATATTCATACGAGACGACGGTCGACGGCCGGTAAAATAAAACGATGGCCGGCGATCGAGACGGTCCGTCTCGAGTTACAGTCGAAGCGGGTCGGTTGGTCGTGCTTTTCGCCTCGTCGAGGTGCGTGGCAAGGTTCGCACGAGGGTCGAGACGGGTTTGTACGCGGTGGTATCCGTCGGCGATTTGGCCGCGATAATTTTCCAGAATCCGGGCGAGTGAAACGTCACTTCACACCACCCACCGGCGTCGGTTCTGACCCGCTTCGAACCGGCCTCGACGATCGCACCCTCGACCGGACGGTTGCTCGACGTGACGCGAACGACGACGGGTTCTCCGACGGGGACTTCGTACCTGTTCACCTCGAGAACGAGCGATCGGTTCACGTTCATACTGACGTCTACCACCGTTTGCCCCCAAAAGCGCACACTTGCATGTGACACACGAAAAATCGGAAACCGCTACCGGCACGAACCGACGCTCTCAGTGAGACACCAGTTAGCTGGCACTGAAAGGCAGTGCGCACCCGATCCGACGATGAGTGTGCGATCGGTGCGAAATTTACTCCGCTCGTCACTCCGTCTCTGGCCACGAATCACTCTTCGACGGCGATCGTTTTCCCCGCTTCACTCGAGCGATAGATCGCCTCGATGACCTCCTGGACGGCCAGCGCCTGTTCGATACTGTGTTCAGGCGGGTCGTCACGACGAATACCCTCGAAAAACGCGCGTTGCTCCGCCGAATGGGTGTCGTTCTGGCGCGTTTCGATCGTCGTATTCTCGAGGTGATCCGGGCCTGTCGTACTCGCCGAGTGGATCGACAGATCGCCCTCGAGCAAGTCGAAGCGGGCGGCCGACTCGGTGCCTCGAACCACGAACTCGTGGTTTGCCGGGCGATTCGTCGCCCACGCGACCTCGAGCGAAATCGTTCGATTCCCTGTACACCGAACGAACGCGCTCGCAGAGTCGTCGACGTCGAATCCGGCGGGACCGGCGTCTTCGCCCCACA includes:
- a CDS encoding ABC transporter substrate-binding protein; translated protein: MSIKTVPADDDPLAATVANRLRENFTEAGIDASHHPIAKAELHREVLLEHDYDVFVVRHRGFDEYDSLSGLLHSQFVSERGWQNPFQFADLTVDDLLERQREASNDDRPTELVDLVEFLLEAVPYTVVAHPYRISGVQSSLEAATPPRDTPSYVDLLSDENNGSLDGRVELGVFGENLTQRLNPLTVDRNRIDGVLDLLYDPLVRQFEDDYVLWLAEDVEWDDDNGLRADVTLREGLEWHDGEPIDADDVAFTLELIEDTSLGDAESPIPAPVYRDQQLLVESTDVYATDSISISFGSVSRDVARRVFTIPLLPEHIWADRSEIIANRQTEVLASDNEEPIGSGLFAFEAATEDNEVLLEPFEAHVFSESGDRPSVLENFSHFGGLRYSIVANSGTMVDTLFDMDIDITASELPPEYVSDVQGTSGVTTTKDPSDSFYMIGYNNQHDELANPNFRRICSRLIDRETTVEDVFNDFGDPATTPAELVGMHNADFDDDDELDSLTPEVLNFPGSAGSIDTAQTRSLFEDIGYSYDDGVLLK
- a CDS encoding phosphatase PAP2 family protein, encoding MALLSVLFELSLVVAAMLVTGILVIIGPRNLIDAIRDFRWRLEACLLPVIALAAVLLLRWSTQDIVQLLERRVLQNNITPYLFEFDQTVFGTDPVVMVQSVQTDLVTAFFVFIYIYGYAFLLLFPFLAYFALEEMDDLSTLILAFTANYAIGLLFYTLFVAYGPRNIDPTTFEPLLYDVFPQSGALTTEVNQSTNVFPSLHTSLSMTVFFLAWVTRRKYPLWVPVSGFLAVSVALSTMYLGIHWFADVVAGTILALVSVYIGVNYTVEGIVDSVRRFFETRLDSVSGTNE
- a CDS encoding sugar phosphate isomerase/epimerase family protein, which translates into the protein MNIGVHTPPLADESLEGALGYLSDIGVDAIEPGVGGHPGEDHLSRTEHLDNEDAQQVVRTKLEEYGMEISALATHNNPLHPDDERADAADTELREAIALADQLEVDVVTCFSGLPAGSPDDEVPNWITAPWPPEHERALEYQWEQATAYWQDLAAHADDHGVDVAIEMHPNMLVYEPHGMAKLRDETNERIGANFDPSHLYWQGITITDAIRYLAERDAIHHVHAKDTKIYQAQAREKGVLDTTAYDDERNRSWLFRSVGYGHGESHWKDIVSTLRMVDYDGTLSIEHEDSLTSSREGLEKAVDLLERAIFETEPGEAHWAE